A stretch of the Bacillus anthracis str. Vollum genome encodes the following:
- a CDS encoding transcriptional regulator, producing the protein MSNKVEILMHPVRMKICQVLMRNKEDGLTPLEMVKIIKNVPQATLYRQLQTMVDSGIVHVIKEKKVKSVSEKYYAINEEDAKIEGSEWKGLSDDEKLNYISYYQLSLMTQYQSYLKKLEEQNSQEDKATFSVVELKLDEEHFGKFQNELNELMIKYYNSQSKDDEIEAPVRTVAITIIPET; encoded by the coding sequence ATGAGTAATAAAGTTGAAATTTTAATGCATCCGGTAAGAATGAAAATTTGCCAAGTGTTAATGAGAAATAAAGAAGATGGGCTAACACCATTAGAAATGGTAAAAATCATTAAAAATGTACCACAAGCAACACTATATAGGCAGCTACAAACTATGGTTGATTCAGGTATCGTCCATGTAATTAAAGAAAAAAAGGTGAAATCTGTTTCTGAAAAATATTACGCAATCAATGAAGAAGATGCAAAAATTGAAGGAAGTGAATGGAAAGGATTATCTGATGATGAAAAGTTAAACTACATTTCCTATTACCAGTTATCACTTATGACACAATATCAAAGTTACCTTAAGAAATTAGAGGAACAAAACAGTCAAGAAGATAAGGCTACTTTTTCTGTAGTAGAATTAAAGCTAGACGAGGAACACTTTGGAAAATTTCAAAACGAACTTAACGAATTAATGATTAAATACTATAATAGCCAAAGTAAAGATGACGAAATAGAGGCTCCAGTTCGGACCGTCGCTATTACAATTATTCCAGAAACGTGA
- a CDS encoding DUF5360 family protein has translation MNRLKYFFLITDVGFVIYWLITIFHIIPQEYLFKDYEDPILVAWNWSFLPLDLLISLTGFLSLYLHSKQKHIWSHFAFLSLILTFCSGLQALAFWTIRLDFDMSWWIPNLYLLVYPCFFLKSVWRVWMV, from the coding sequence TTGAATCGATTAAAGTATTTTTTCCTTATTACTGATGTTGGGTTTGTTATATATTGGCTCATAACAATTTTTCATATAATTCCGCAAGAATATTTGTTTAAAGATTACGAAGATCCTATTTTAGTAGCATGGAATTGGTCTTTTTTGCCTCTAGATTTGTTAATCTCGTTAACGGGATTTCTAAGTTTATATTTACATTCTAAACAAAAACATATTTGGAGCCACTTTGCATTCCTATCATTAATTTTAACTTTTTGCTCAGGGTTACAAGCTCTAGCATTTTGGACAATCCGTTTAGATTTTGATATGTCTTGGTGGATCCCTAATTTATATTTATTAGTTTACCCATGCTTCTTTTTAAAAAGTGTTTGGAGAGTGTGGATGGTATGA
- a CDS encoding DMT family transporter produces MQWIYLCLAILFEVAGTTAIKLSDGLTKLVPSILIFVFYVVSFAFLSFALKGMEMSVAYAVWSGMGIVTITTIGFIYFGESINIIKIVAILFILIGVVILNFNSTAHEAKKKEMVEERIH; encoded by the coding sequence GTGCAGTGGATTTATTTATGTTTAGCGATTTTATTTGAGGTAGCAGGTACAACTGCGATAAAACTATCTGATGGATTAACGAAACTTGTACCAAGCATTCTTATTTTTGTATTTTATGTAGTAAGTTTTGCATTTCTGTCATTTGCATTAAAAGGGATGGAAATGTCCGTTGCATATGCGGTTTGGTCAGGTATGGGAATTGTAACGATTACAACAATTGGTTTTATCTATTTTGGAGAAAGTATCAATATAATTAAGATAGTAGCAATTCTTTTTATTTTAATTGGAGTCGTAATTTTAAATTTTAATAGTACGGCACATGAAGCGAAGAAAAAAGAAATGGTGGAGGAACGTATACATTGA
- a CDS encoding TetR/AcrR family transcriptional regulator, whose amino-acid sequence MKQRIVTETIHQIQTKGFTFTISDLAKQLAVSKRTIYEHFSSKDEIVDEVIRNVIESIQEKEKNIAEDDTLQTVEKIRLILICIPQQFTFMDARLLVELKKHHYYQWLKLDQFLREGWSTVIGLIEEGMREGSIRKIQIPFFIEVYLGALNRIYDPMFIEKSDHTLGSMLESIMDMLLYGISNSK is encoded by the coding sequence ATGAAACAAAGAATAGTAACAGAAACAATTCATCAAATTCAAACGAAGGGGTTTACATTTACAATTAGTGATTTAGCAAAACAATTAGCTGTCAGTAAGAGGACAATCTATGAGCACTTCTCTTCAAAAGATGAAATAGTAGATGAAGTTATTCGTAATGTAATAGAAAGTATTCAAGAAAAGGAAAAAAATATCGCTGAAGATGATACGTTACAAACAGTTGAAAAAATAAGACTCATCTTAATTTGCATTCCACAACAATTTACATTCATGGATGCACGTTTATTAGTAGAACTAAAAAAACATCATTATTACCAATGGTTAAAATTAGATCAGTTTTTACGTGAAGGGTGGTCTACTGTAATTGGTTTAATAGAAGAGGGAATGAGAGAAGGAAGCATAAGAAAAATTCAAATTCCGTTTTTTATTGAAGTCTATTTGGGGGCACTGAATCGCATATATGATCCTATGTTTATTGAAAAAAGTGATCATACATTAGGAAGTATGCTGGAATCTATTATGGATATGTTACTGTATGGCATTTCTAATTCGAAATAG
- the alo gene encoding anthrolysin O/cereolysin O family cholesterol-dependent cytolysin Alo: MIFLNIKKNTKRRKFLACLLVSLCTIHYSSISFAETQAGNATGAIKNASDINTGIANLKYDSRDILAVNGDKVESFIPKESINSNGKFVVVEREKKSLTTSPVDILIIDSVVNRTYPGAVQLANKAFADNQPSLLVAKRKPLNISIDLPGMRKENTITVQNPTYGNVAGAVDDLVSTWNEKYSTTHTLPARMQYTESMVYSKSQIASALNVNAKYLDNSLNIDFNAVANGEKKVMVAAYKQIFYTVSAELPNNPSDLFDNSVTFDELTRKGVSNSAPPVMVSNVAYGRTVYVKLETTSKSKDVQAAFKALLKNNSVETSGQYKDIFEESTFTAVVLGGDAKEHNKVVTKDFNEIRNIIKDNAELSFKNPAYPISYTSTFLKDNATAAVHNNTDYIETTTTEYSSAKMTLDHYGAYVAQFDVFWDEFTFDQNGKEVLTHKTWEGSGKDKTAHYSTVIPLPPNSKNIKIVARECTGLAWEWWRTIINEQNVPLTNEIKVSIGGTTLYPTATISH; this comes from the coding sequence GTGATTTTTCTGAATATTAAGAAAAACACTAAAAGAAGAAAGTTCCTTGCATGTTTATTAGTTAGTCTATGTACCATTCATTATTCGTCTATTTCTTTTGCAGAAACACAAGCCGGTAATGCAACTGGTGCAATAAAAAATGCTAGTGATATTAATACTGGTATAGCAAATCTAAAGTATGATAGTAGAGATATTTTAGCAGTAAATGGTGATAAAGTAGAGAGTTTTATTCCGAAAGAGAGTATCAATTCAAACGGTAAATTTGTAGTAGTGGAACGCGAGAAAAAATCACTTACAACGTCACCAGTCGATATTTTGATTATTGATTCTGTAGTGAATCGTACGTATCCAGGAGCTGTACAACTTGCCAATAAAGCATTTGCAGACAATCAACCGAGTTTATTAGTAGCTAAGAGAAAGCCTTTGAATATTAGTATAGACTTACCTGGCATGAGAAAAGAAAATACAATCACTGTCCAAAATCCGACATATGGTAATGTGGCTGGAGCAGTAGATGATTTAGTATCTACTTGGAATGAAAAGTATTCCACAACACATACGTTACCTGCAAGAATGCAGTATACAGAATCTATGGTTTATAGTAAATCACAAATCGCAAGTGCTCTTAATGTTAATGCTAAATATCTTGATAACAGTCTAAATATTGACTTTAATGCAGTTGCAAATGGAGAAAAGAAAGTGATGGTGGCGGCATATAAACAAATATTTTATACTGTAAGTGCTGAACTACCTAATAATCCATCTGATCTCTTTGATAATAGTGTTACTTTTGATGAGTTAACTCGTAAAGGAGTAAGTAATTCGGCTCCACCTGTTATGGTTTCAAATGTAGCTTATGGTAGAACGGTTTATGTAAAATTAGAAACAACATCTAAGAGTAAAGATGTACAAGCTGCATTTAAAGCTCTACTTAAGAATAACAGCGTCGAAACGAGTGGACAGTACAAAGATATTTTTGAAGAAAGTACCTTTACTGCTGTAGTATTAGGCGGAGATGCGAAAGAGCATAACAAGGTTGTTACAAAAGATTTCAATGAAATCCGAAATATTATTAAAGATAATGCTGAATTAAGCTTTAAAAATCCAGCATACCCAATTTCATATACAAGCACGTTCTTAAAAGATAATGCAACTGCTGCTGTTCATAACAATACAGATTATATCGAGACGACAACTACAGAATATTCAAGTGCTAAAATGACACTCGATCATTACGGTGCTTACGTTGCTCAATTTGATGTATTTTGGGATGAATTTACATTTGATCAAAATGGGAAAGAAGTACTAACACATAAAACATGGGAAGGTAGTGGCAAAGACAAAACAGCCCATTACTCTACAGTTATCCCTCTTCCACCAAATTCAAAAAATATAAAAATCGTTGCAAGAGAATGTACAGGTCTTGCATGGGAATGGTGGAGAACTATCATTAATGAACAAAATGTTCCATTAACAAATGAAATAAAGGTTTCAATTGGAGGAACAACATTATATCCAACTGCTACTATTAGTCATTAG
- a CDS encoding short-chain fatty acid transporter: MFRSFTNGCVALVQRFLPEPFILSCLLTVFVIFFGMFATHQTPVEMINHWGNGIWGLLAFSMQMALVLVTGSALANAPLIKKGLMKAARLPKTNGQGIIAISIVSLLGAYINWGFGIVVSVLYAKEVARQLEGLDYRLAIASSYSGFLIWHAGLSASIPLTLATGGETLMKTTAGSIKEAIPITETLFSPYALVPVIIFLVTMPLINKAMHPDAKHTITVDPSVFHEEAAAQEAGKNTFAEKMENSIIITLCVGLLGLIYIFNYFYTKGFNLTLDIVIFMLLIAGLIFHRTPIQYIRAFSDSTKSASGILLQFPFYAGIMGMMIGANSEGLSLGGAISNFFISISNETTFPLFTFLSAGIVNIFVPSGGGQWAVQAPIMIPAGAELGVPAAKTAMAIAWGDAWTNLIQPFWALPALAIAGLGARDIMGFCVVNLLYAGFIISLCFLFI; the protein is encoded by the coding sequence TTGTTTCGTTCTTTTACTAATGGTTGCGTCGCCTTAGTGCAACGTTTCTTGCCAGAACCGTTTATATTATCATGTTTATTAACTGTTTTTGTTATTTTCTTCGGCATGTTTGCAACGCATCAAACACCTGTGGAAATGATTAATCACTGGGGTAATGGCATTTGGGGACTTCTCGCCTTTTCTATGCAAATGGCACTTGTACTCGTGACAGGATCTGCTTTAGCAAACGCTCCTCTTATTAAAAAAGGATTAATGAAAGCGGCAAGACTACCAAAAACAAATGGACAAGGTATTATTGCCATTTCAATCGTAAGTTTACTAGGGGCATACATAAACTGGGGATTTGGTATTGTTGTATCTGTTTTATACGCAAAAGAAGTGGCAAGACAATTAGAAGGATTGGATTATAGACTAGCAATCGCTTCTTCTTACTCTGGATTTCTCATTTGGCATGCGGGGCTTTCTGCTTCTATCCCTCTTACGTTAGCAACAGGCGGAGAAACGTTAATGAAAACGACAGCTGGAAGTATTAAAGAAGCGATTCCAATCACTGAAACGTTATTCTCACCATATGCTCTCGTTCCAGTTATTATCTTTTTAGTTACGATGCCTCTCATTAATAAGGCGATGCATCCAGATGCAAAACATACAATAACAGTAGATCCTAGCGTATTCCATGAAGAAGCTGCCGCTCAAGAGGCAGGAAAAAATACGTTCGCGGAAAAAATGGAAAATAGCATTATTATTACACTTTGCGTTGGATTGTTAGGTCTCATTTATATTTTCAACTACTTTTATACGAAAGGCTTTAACCTTACACTCGATATCGTTATTTTTATGTTATTAATTGCTGGACTCATTTTCCACCGTACTCCAATTCAATATATTCGCGCTTTTTCAGATTCCACGAAAAGTGCTTCTGGTATTTTACTTCAATTTCCGTTTTACGCAGGAATTATGGGGATGATGATCGGAGCAAATAGTGAAGGCCTTTCACTTGGAGGAGCTATTTCGAATTTCTTTATTAGCATTTCAAACGAAACAACTTTCCCGCTCTTTACTTTTTTAAGTGCGGGCATCGTTAATATTTTCGTTCCATCTGGTGGCGGTCAATGGGCTGTGCAAGCACCCATTATGATTCCAGCTGGCGCTGAACTTGGTGTACCTGCTGCAAAAACAGCAATGGCCATTGCGTGGGGCGATGCTTGGACAAATTTAATTCAACCTTTCTGGGCATTACCAGCATTAGCGATAGCTGGTTTAGGTGCTCGTGATATTATGGGATTTTGCGTTGTGAACTTACTATATGCAGGATTTATCATAAGTCTATGTTTCTTATTTATTTAA
- a CDS encoding NAD(P)H-dependent oxidoreductase: MNVLIVYAHPSPSSFNAAILKHVQKGLQETNHSVTVLDLYKEQFNPVLVFNEEKKRRDLVNEEETARYRALVEEADTLLFIYPIWWWGMPAILKGFIDRIFVAGFAYKYEGALPKGLLKGKKAWGINTLDSPLWYVALLYRSADWIIMKRGVLRFCGIRDIKRSVFQSVKTSKREKREKWLLQIEEKARTL, encoded by the coding sequence TTGAATGTACTAATTGTATACGCTCATCCTAGTCCTTCCAGTTTTAACGCGGCGATTTTAAAGCATGTACAAAAAGGATTACAAGAAACAAACCATTCGGTTACGGTACTTGATTTATATAAAGAACAATTTAATCCCGTCCTTGTATTTAATGAAGAGAAGAAAAGGCGTGATTTAGTAAATGAAGAAGAAACAGCTCGGTACAGAGCATTAGTAGAAGAAGCGGATACTCTTCTCTTCATTTATCCAATATGGTGGTGGGGGATGCCAGCTATTTTAAAAGGATTTATTGATCGCATTTTCGTTGCTGGTTTTGCTTATAAATATGAAGGTGCCCTGCCGAAAGGGTTACTAAAAGGTAAGAAGGCATGGGGAATTAATACGTTAGACTCACCGTTATGGTACGTCGCACTACTATATCGATCAGCCGATTGGATTATAATGAAGAGAGGTGTTTTACGTTTTTGCGGCATTCGCGATATAAAACGATCTGTTTTTCAATCTGTGAAAACGAGTAAACGAGAGAAGCGGGAAAAGTGGTTATTACAAATAGAAGAAAAGGCTCGTACGTTATGA
- a CDS encoding SWIM zinc finger family protein codes for MHRFGSQKGIKGRGVVMYAYLLHDITKWIPKYIMDKGYEYYEEGNVEDVEIQDKKIFAFVTGNAGDYEVIIDLEDFTESSCECPYENYCKHMAAVVYDIQGAGESTVKEKLKDLDKEELLTVLNRLLQSSKNIQIVEKMLKKGKL; via the coding sequence ATGCACAGGTTTGGAAGTCAAAAGGGAATTAAAGGAAGAGGTGTTGTTATGTACGCTTATTTGTTACATGATATAACAAAATGGATTCCTAAGTACATTATGGATAAAGGGTATGAATATTATGAAGAAGGAAATGTAGAAGATGTTGAAATACAAGACAAGAAAATATTTGCTTTCGTTACTGGAAATGCAGGAGACTATGAAGTGATTATTGATCTTGAAGATTTTACAGAAAGTAGCTGTGAGTGTCCATATGAAAACTATTGTAAACATATGGCGGCAGTTGTTTATGATATTCAAGGTGCTGGTGAAAGTACGGTGAAAGAGAAACTGAAAGATTTAGACAAGGAAGAGTTGCTTACCGTATTAAACCGTTTATTACAAAGCTCAAAAAACATACAAATTGTAGAGAAGATGTTAAAGAAGGGGAAACTTTAA
- a CDS encoding YwiC-like family protein, with product MKLVIPKQHGAWAMLVIPFLLSVILGKPTIYHIPLFIAWFFIYLATYPFLMYIKQKRKKEYLHAAIVYFIIAFVFGMISLLYEWRILLFVAVMIPFFIVNMYYARQKNERALRNDISAIIVFCIGGLVSYYFSMKLIDKTALFIALISFLYFLGSTFYVKTMIREKNNPKYRFISWGYHILLMIIVFAINPWCSLIFIPSVIRAIILYGKKISIIKVGILEIVNSVYFLIITAIIMKYAI from the coding sequence ATGAAGTTAGTTATTCCGAAGCAACATGGTGCATGGGCGATGCTTGTTATACCATTTCTATTAAGTGTCATACTTGGGAAACCTACTATATATCATATTCCATTGTTTATAGCTTGGTTCTTTATCTATTTAGCTACGTATCCATTCCTTATGTACATAAAGCAAAAACGAAAAAAAGAGTATTTACATGCAGCAATTGTGTATTTTATCATCGCTTTTGTATTTGGGATGATTTCTCTATTATATGAATGGCGCATTCTTTTATTTGTAGCAGTCATGATTCCATTCTTTATAGTAAATATGTATTATGCTCGTCAAAAAAATGAAAGAGCATTACGAAATGACATTAGTGCGATTATTGTTTTCTGTATTGGTGGTTTAGTTAGTTATTATTTTTCAATGAAACTTATAGATAAAACAGCATTATTTATTGCGCTTATTTCATTTTTATATTTTTTAGGAAGTACGTTTTATGTCAAAACGATGATACGTGAGAAAAATAATCCGAAGTATCGCTTTATATCTTGGGGTTATCATATTCTATTAATGATCATTGTATTTGCAATTAATCCGTGGTGCTCCCTTATTTTTATACCAAGTGTCATTCGAGCCATTATATTGTATGGCAAAAAAATTTCTATTATAAAAGTAGGGATTTTAGAAATTGTGAATTCTGTATATTTTTTAATCATAACGGCAATAATTATGAAGTATGCCATTTGA
- a CDS encoding ECF transporter S component — MSKRYVAFIICIFAVIIGTLLFTTLIMDGYYMLSSLFLLVVIMLPFYIRFERKAFVSREIVLVAVLAAIAAVSRVPFSILPSVQPTSFVIIVSAIVFGSETGFMIGATAAIVSNIFLGQGPWTPWQMFSWGMIGFIAGLLRNTFLMKKLWGRLLYGLFVGFLFGWIMNFWGLLGFIREATWETVISYYIASFYFDLSHAISNVVFLLLFSTSWITILTRFKKKYGILDEHNMV; from the coding sequence GTGTCAAAACGATATGTTGCATTCATAATATGTATTTTTGCAGTAATAATAGGCACATTACTCTTTACGACACTTATCATGGATGGTTATTACATGTTAAGTAGTTTGTTTTTATTAGTCGTTATTATGTTACCGTTCTATATCCGTTTTGAAAGGAAGGCGTTTGTTTCACGTGAAATTGTTCTCGTTGCTGTGTTAGCGGCAATTGCAGCAGTGAGCCGCGTACCATTTTCTATTTTACCAAGTGTACAACCGACTTCTTTTGTTATTATCGTTTCTGCAATCGTGTTCGGAAGTGAAACCGGATTTATGATTGGGGCAACAGCGGCTATCGTATCTAACATCTTTTTAGGACAAGGTCCGTGGACGCCGTGGCAAATGTTTTCATGGGGTATGATCGGTTTTATAGCTGGATTATTACGTAATACGTTTTTAATGAAAAAGCTATGGGGAAGACTTCTATACGGATTGTTTGTTGGATTTTTATTTGGCTGGATTATGAATTTCTGGGGACTTCTCGGTTTTATACGAGAGGCAACGTGGGAAACAGTCATTTCGTATTATATCGCAAGTTTTTATTTCGATTTGAGCCATGCAATTTCGAATGTCGTTTTCTTACTATTATTTAGTACGTCTTGGATTACGATTCTTACAAGATTTAAAAAGAAATATGGCATATTAGATGAGCATAACATGGTATAG
- a CDS encoding ABC transporter ATP-binding protein, whose product MDMVAHAEIKNLSFVYADENEKALQHISLSVQKGEFIALAGGSGSGKTTLLKHFKKELLPIGKRTGDTYYDGTLLENVPDLLSAQEIGMVFQNPENQLVMDTVIQELAFSLENIGLPSHIIQKRIAELISFLGFQDLLHQSVHTLSGGQKQLVNLAAVLVMQPKLLLLDEPTAQLDPIAAKEFLGLLKRINEELGITIVLSEHRLDEVIPLATRVICMNNGRIVYDGSPKTVVANMWEVEKFRPFIPQIPRLFLEWNAKDIPFTVREAQMKLNDFLAISYVSEPIVQSEKQEVILSAEHISFQYEKNNPLILRDLTVSIEKGKWVALVGKNGTGKSTLLTILAGLQKARRGKVKWNGKVIHKIDSKERFKSIGYVSQHPYYHFTFDTVWDEVYERARELYGEQGKEIAEHQLKKFWLYGLKERHPHDCSGGEQQLLALCTTLLSKPTLLLLDEPTKGLDPWKKERVGELFRKLQKEGTTIVMATHDIEFAAKYVDQCMMLFDGAVIMNDAPKEFFSGNFFYTTSINRFIRKELPYALTWEDVYEACQNDMLHS is encoded by the coding sequence ATGGATATGGTGGCGCATGCAGAAATAAAAAATTTATCATTTGTATATGCTGATGAAAACGAAAAAGCGTTACAGCATATTTCTCTTTCTGTTCAAAAAGGAGAGTTTATTGCACTTGCCGGCGGATCAGGATCCGGGAAGACGACTTTATTAAAACATTTTAAAAAAGAATTACTTCCAATTGGTAAGCGTACTGGGGATACATATTATGATGGTACTTTATTAGAAAATGTACCTGATTTGTTATCTGCTCAAGAAATTGGTATGGTATTTCAAAATCCAGAAAATCAACTCGTAATGGATACAGTTATTCAAGAATTAGCATTTTCTTTAGAAAATATTGGGTTACCATCACATATTATTCAAAAACGAATAGCAGAGCTTATTAGCTTCTTAGGATTTCAAGATTTATTGCATCAATCTGTTCATACGTTATCTGGCGGACAGAAGCAGCTTGTCAATTTAGCTGCGGTATTAGTTATGCAGCCGAAATTACTATTATTAGATGAACCGACAGCACAATTAGATCCAATTGCTGCAAAAGAATTTTTAGGATTATTAAAACGTATTAACGAAGAACTTGGAATTACGATCGTTTTAAGTGAACATCGTTTAGATGAAGTAATTCCGCTTGCAACGCGCGTTATTTGTATGAATAACGGTCGAATCGTGTATGATGGTAGTCCGAAAACGGTTGTAGCGAACATGTGGGAAGTAGAAAAGTTCCGTCCATTTATTCCGCAAATTCCAAGGTTGTTTTTAGAGTGGAATGCGAAAGACATTCCGTTTACAGTGCGAGAAGCACAAATGAAACTGAATGATTTTTTAGCGATATCATATGTAAGTGAGCCAATAGTACAAAGTGAAAAGCAAGAAGTCATTTTAAGTGCCGAGCATATTTCGTTCCAATATGAAAAAAATAATCCGCTCATTTTACGAGATTTAACAGTGTCGATTGAAAAAGGAAAATGGGTAGCTCTCGTTGGAAAGAATGGGACAGGAAAGTCTACACTGTTGACGATTTTAGCAGGGTTACAAAAAGCGAGAAGAGGGAAAGTAAAGTGGAATGGGAAAGTGATACATAAAATTGATTCGAAAGAACGATTTAAAAGTATTGGGTATGTATCACAGCATCCGTATTATCATTTTACATTTGATACAGTGTGGGACGAGGTGTATGAACGAGCGCGTGAATTATATGGAGAACAAGGAAAAGAAATAGCAGAACATCAGCTTAAAAAGTTTTGGCTATATGGACTTAAAGAACGTCATCCACATGATTGTAGCGGGGGAGAGCAACAACTACTTGCATTATGTACAACGTTATTATCAAAGCCGACTTTATTATTACTGGATGAACCGACAAAAGGATTAGATCCGTGGAAGAAAGAAAGAGTAGGAGAGCTATTTAGGAAGCTGCAAAAAGAGGGTACAACAATTGTAATGGCAACCCATGATATTGAATTTGCAGCGAAATACGTGGATCAATGTATGATGTTATTTGATGGAGCAGTCATTATGAATGATGCACCGAAAGAATTTTTTAGTGGTAACTTCTTTTATACAACATCTATTAACCGATTCATTCGAAAAGAACTGCCATATGCATTAACGTGGGAGGATGTGTACGAAGCGTGTCAAAACGATATGTTGCATTCATAA
- a CDS encoding energy-coupling factor transporter transmembrane component T — MKISFSSLHPFVNFFYYIGVMILCMMCLHPLFLIGAILLIVILNVMQGNSEKVRKMLPSTIVFFVMVILFNSLFTHRGRTTLFWVGDSRIKLEAIMFGVVMGLLLVAIMFTFASYNDIISSHKFLYLFSRISPKVALLTMITVRFVPLFMRRLQKITLVQKTKGVQVDAGSIVERVKNGMQLLQVLLICSLEDALQTADSMQARGFGVTKRTTYIRYRMERRDWYTLSYLSILFIIAIICSTYGGGKLIIYPKVESILFQQYDGMMFIVFTMFISLPIIMEGREWIWWRMQK, encoded by the coding sequence ATGAAAATAAGTTTTTCTTCTTTACATCCTTTTGTGAATTTTTTCTATTATATTGGGGTGATGATACTATGTATGATGTGTCTTCATCCTCTTTTTTTAATTGGGGCAATACTATTAATTGTTATTTTAAATGTGATGCAAGGGAATAGCGAAAAGGTAAGAAAGATGTTACCGAGTACAATCGTTTTCTTTGTTATGGTCATTTTATTTAATTCGTTATTCACGCATAGAGGCCGAACGACATTATTTTGGGTAGGTGATAGCCGTATTAAGCTTGAGGCAATTATGTTTGGAGTAGTAATGGGGTTATTATTAGTTGCGATTATGTTTACGTTTGCTTCGTATAATGATATTATTTCAAGTCATAAATTTTTATATTTATTTTCTAGAATTTCACCGAAAGTAGCATTGTTAACGATGATTACAGTGAGATTTGTTCCTTTGTTTATGAGACGATTACAGAAAATAACACTCGTCCAAAAAACGAAAGGTGTACAAGTAGATGCAGGTTCTATTGTGGAACGCGTGAAAAATGGTATGCAACTATTGCAAGTATTATTAATTTGTTCGTTAGAAGATGCACTGCAAACGGCAGATTCTATGCAAGCTCGTGGATTTGGTGTAACGAAACGTACGACATATATTCGCTATAGAATGGAAAGACGAGATTGGTATACGCTCAGTTATTTAAGTATTCTATTTATAATTGCTATCATATGTAGTACGTATGGCGGAGGAAAGTTAATCATTTATCCGAAAGTCGAATCTATTTTATTTCAGCAATACGATGGGATGATGTTTATCGTATTTACGATGTTTATTAGTTTACCAATTATAATGGAAGGAAGGGAATGGATATGGTGGCGCATGCAGAAATAA